From a single Muntiacus reevesi chromosome 14, mMunRee1.1, whole genome shotgun sequence genomic region:
- the LOC136146323 gene encoding exocyst complex component 1-like isoform X4, protein MMEGCEYAISSAEAFAERLSRELQVLDGANIQSIMASEKQVNILMKLLDEALKEVDQIELKLSSYEEMLQSVKEQMDQISESNHLIHLSNTNNVKLLSEIEFLVSHMDLAKGHIKALQEGDLSSSRGIEACTNAADALLQCVNVALRPALFTGPSTK, encoded by the exons ATGATGGAAGGCTGTGAATATGCAATTTCTAGCGCCGAGGCCTTTGCAGAAAGGTTGTCCAGAGAGCTGCAGGTGTTAGATGGG GCCAACATCCAGTCTATCATGGcctctgaaaagcaagtcaacatCCTAATGAAGTTACTGGATGAGGCTCTCAAGGAGGTGGATCAGATTGAATTGAAACTGAGCAGTTATGAGGAAATGCTCCAAAGTGTAAAAGAACAGATGGATCAGATCTCCGAAAGCAACCACCTCATTCATCTCAGTAACACTAATAACGTAAAACTCCTGTCTGAGATAGAGTTTCTTGTG agccacatggacctggccaaaggtcatataaaggcacttcaggaaggagatctttcttcttccaggggcatTGAGGCCTGCACCAATGCTGCAGATGCCCTGCTGCAGTGCGTGAATGTAGCTCTTCGACCAG CGCTGTTCACAGGACCTAGCACAAAGTAG
- the LOC136146323 gene encoding exocyst complex component 1-like isoform X3, whose protein sequence is MMEGCEYAISSAEAFAERLSRELQVLDGANIQSIMASEKQVNILMKLLDEALKEVDQIELKLSSYEEMLQSVKEQMDQISESNHLIHLSNTNNVKLLSEIEFLVSHMDLAKGHIKALQEGDLSSSRGIEACTNAADALLQCVNVALRPGHDVLLAVQQQQQQRFSDLRENFARRLASHLNNVFVRQVLLSFRAWS, encoded by the exons ATGATGGAAGGCTGTGAATATGCAATTTCTAGCGCCGAGGCCTTTGCAGAAAGGTTGTCCAGAGAGCTGCAGGTGTTAGATGGG GCCAACATCCAGTCTATCATGGcctctgaaaagcaagtcaacatCCTAATGAAGTTACTGGATGAGGCTCTCAAGGAGGTGGATCAGATTGAATTGAAACTGAGCAGTTATGAGGAAATGCTCCAAAGTGTAAAAGAACAGATGGATCAGATCTCCGAAAGCAACCACCTCATTCATCTCAGTAACACTAATAACGTAAAACTCCTGTCTGAGATAGAGTTTCTTGTG agccacatggacctggccaaaggtcatataaaggcacttcaggaaggagatctttcttcttccaggggcatTGAGGCCTGCACCAATGCTGCAGATGCCCTGCTGCAGTGCGTGAATGTAGCTCTTCGACCAG GCCATGACGTGCTTCTGGcagttcagcagcagcagcagcagcgtttcaGTGATTTGCGAGAGAATTTTGCCCGGAGACTGGCCAGTCACCTCAACAATGTTTTTGTTCGAcag GTCCTACTTTCTTTCCGTGCCT